The window GTTAGTTCCTAATAGTCTCGTTTGGATTGTGAATATCTTTTTTGCTGCCTATGTACTATCCGTTGGTGTTTGAATAAAACATCTTTTCCATATAAAAAATGCCCGTCTGCTTAAACGGGGTGGTCAAAGTTAAAAAGTTTTCGGCGCATAATTTGGATCGTGATGGGGGGCATATCTGCCCGTCGATCACGGGGACTGTGCTGCTTGATCGTACAGAATCTACGATACAATCAGATCTAACCCGTCCACTTGTAGCCGAACCGTGAAAAGTGTGAATGCTATTTCCACTTTCACGTGCGACTTTTGTCGGTGGTATCGTACACATACCACACCCACACAATCCCCAGCACCTTCCGTCCCTGCACATGCATAATTGTATTCCCTTAATACCCTCactgttttatttaatttacttAAAAAACCACTGATCTTAcactgacttttttttttttttttttcagctgtTTGATTTTGCGGACAAGTACAGGGGGAAATATGACAGCAGCATCAACGTGGCCCAAAAGTACTACCGGTCCATCAGTGGCTACAATGTACGTTATTGGGCCCCTCTTGGGCTTTTCTCATTTCAGGCCCAAAAACAGCCCATTATGCTATTTCCATTTCATATCTAATTTTGGTTGGGTGTTGAACATTATTATTGTTATGTGCAGGATGAGTTGCTATGGGCTGCTGCTTGGTTGTTCCAGGCAAGTAACAACCAGTACTACTTGGACTACCTCGGAAACAATGGTGATTCCCTGGGAGGAACCGGTTGGGGAATGACCGAGTTCAGTTGGGATGTCAAGTATTCCGGGGTCCAAACCCTTGTTGCCAAGGTACTACTCACAAccatggtccatgagatttgaatTCAGAAAATTCTGATAAAGCAGAGACTTTGTGTTACTAGACCAAACGGTCGTTGACAATCtaatatgtttttttataaGTGAATTGTAAATTGCATTGATTAGATTTATATTGGGGAGACAACTAATTGGTTTGTGTTTTCTTGACTGACAGTTTTTAATGCAAGGCAAAGCTGGTCGTCATACAGCAGTCTTTGAGAAGTACCAACAGAAGGCTGAGTACTTCATGTGTTCATGCGTTGGTAAGGGCAGCCGGAATGCACAGAAGACTCCCGGTGGCCTAATTTACCGCCAGAGGTGGAATAACATGCAGTTTGTCACCAGTTCCTCCTTCTTGATCACCGTCTACTCCGACTATCTCACATCTTCCAGGAGAACATTAAAATGTGCTTCTGGCAATGTGGCACCCAATGAGCTTCTATCTTTCGCCAAATCTCAGGTAATTCATCCAAAAACACACCCTTATCGAATCATCCAAAACATAAGTACTTTGTCAAAGCATGTAGTTTGATCCTATGTTCTTGTTAAAATGCTCAGGTGGATTACATTCTAGGAGACAACCCAAGAGCCACCAGTTACATGGTGGGATACGGAAACAACTACCCTCAACAAGTTCACCACAGGGCTTCCTCAATTGTTTCCTACAAGAAGGACTCATCATTTGTGAGCTGCAGGGGAGGCTATGCCACTTGGTTTAGCCGGAAAGCTAGTGACCCCAATCTGCTTACTGGCGCTATTGTTGGTGGACCTGATGCCTACGACAACTTTGCTGATCAGAGAGACAACTATGAGCAGACAGAGCCTGCTACTTACAACAATGCTCCTCTTCTCGGTATATTGGCACGCCTACATGCCGGCCATGGCGGGTATAACCAGCTCCTACCAGGTATATATACTGACTGTGTTCAATTTTTCTAAGCCttatcaatatttttattttattttattttttatttttgtctaaTGGTAATTGATGTATTGAACATTCTTACAGTGGTTCCCACTCAACCGAAATCAGCTGCACTGCCTAAACCAAAAGCAGCTCCAGAGCCTAAAGTTACTCCAGCTACTCCAGGTATTACATAGCTCCTCGTACGAAACTTTGTTTATGTTCATAGCCTTCTTTTTATGTTAACATGACTTGTCGGAAAGTGATCTAAAATGAGTGGCTTTTACTGCAGCTCCATCGTCGAGCCCAATTGCAATATCGCAGAGGAAAACTACTTCTTGGACTTCCAAGGGAGTGACTTACTACAGATATTCCGCAATTGTGACCAACAAGTCTGCCAAGACGCTTACGAACCTCAAGCTTTCTGTCTCCAAACTTTACGGTCCTATTTGGGGCCTCGCAAAGGCCGGAAATTCCTATGTTTTCCCATCGTGGATCAACTCTTTACCGGCGGGAAAGAGCATGGAGTTTGTCTACATCCATTCTGCTTCTCCAGCAAATGTCTTAGTCTCAAGCTACTCATTGGCATAAGAAAGGAAAAAAGCTCGTCAAAACAAAGGGGAGAGGCTCACACAGTTTCTGGTATCGGAATGTAAGAATTGTGCAGCTATCCGGATGCAGACCAGAAGAAAcaagtccttttttttttctttgcaaatAGTACTTATGATTGAGATCTGCATAGGCGTTT is drawn from Malus domestica chromosome 14, GDT2T_hap1 and contains these coding sequences:
- the LOC103404387 gene encoding endoglucanase 6, which translates into the protein MEKFVRVISMAPLLLLLCLPFALAGHDYGQALSKSILFFEAQRSGFLPRNQRVTWRSNSGLYDGKANGVDLVGGYYDAGDNVKFGLPMAFTVTMMSWSIIEYGKQMAASGELGHAMEAVKWGTDYFIKAHPEPNVLYGEVGDGNTDHYCWQRPEDMTTNRRAYKISPSNPGSDLAGETAAAMAAASIVFRRSNPTYSRELLRHAYQLFDFADKYRGKYDSSINVAQKYYRSISGYNDELLWAAAWLFQASNNQYYLDYLGNNGDSLGGTGWGMTEFSWDVKYSGVQTLVAKFLMQGKAGRHTAVFEKYQQKAEYFMCSCVGKGSRNAQKTPGGLIYRQRWNNMQFVTSSSFLITVYSDYLTSSRRTLKCASGNVAPNELLSFAKSQVDYILGDNPRATSYMVGYGNNYPQQVHHRASSIVSYKKDSSFVSCRGGYATWFSRKASDPNLLTGAIVGGPDAYDNFADQRDNYEQTEPATYNNAPLLGILARLHAGHGGYNQLLPVVPTQPKSAALPKPKAAPEPKVTPATPAPSSSPIAISQRKTTSWTSKGVTYYRYSAIVTNKSAKTLTNLKLSVSKLYGPIWGLAKAGNSYVFPSWINSLPAGKSMEFVYIHSASPANVLVSSYSLA